The Paramisgurnus dabryanus chromosome 3, PD_genome_1.1, whole genome shotgun sequence genome includes a window with the following:
- the LOC135769143 gene encoding uncharacterized protein, producing the protein MEVKEESQAEVDEKHQIVKINHNVSQKETLKTEDIKCENSFSEDERPADHKRTHSEEKPFTCQQCGKSFRTKDNLKVHMRIHTGEKPFRCQQCGKSFTFQSNLIRHMKAHSGEKPHPCQHCDKSFQDTSHLNRHLRIHTGEKPYTCHLCGKSFRTNPTLKGHMRIHTGEKRHVCHQCGKGFTSKGNLKAHMTVHTEGKPFTCHHCGKSLKLERNLKKHMKCHSGEKPYTCHQCGKSFTFQTSLNRHMKIHSGEKPHACHHCDKRFPDTSQLKIHMRSHTGEKPYTCHLCGKSFGTKSNLKGHMKIHTGEKPYTCHLCGKSFTFQMSLNHHMKIHSGEKPHACHHCDKRFPDTSKLKIHMRSHTGEKPYTCHLCGKSFTFQTSLNHHMKTCSGEKPHACHHCDKRFQYTSELKIHMRSHTGEKPHVCHQCGKSFTSASVLNRHLRIHTGEKPYTCQLCGKSFNFQASLNLHMKTHSEKKLHACHHCEKSFPYESQLKRHMRSHTGEKPYRCHECEKGFRSKGNLTTHMAIHMEEKPHTCLQCGKSFSLEYHLKKHMMIHSEKKPHACLQCEKSFPYESQLKRHMRSHTGEKPHVCHHCGKSFTTASVHKRHLRIHTGEKPYTCQL; encoded by the coding sequence ATGGAAGTGAAAGAGGAGAGTCAAGCTGAAGTGGATGAGAAACAtcagattgtaaaaataaaccataatGTTTCACAGAAAGAAACTCTGAAGACAGAAGACATAAAGTGTGAAAATAGTTTCAGTGAAGATGAACGCCCTGCAGATCACAAGAGGACTCACAGTGAGGAGAAACCTTTTacatgtcaacagtgtggaaagagtttcagaacAAAAGATAACCTTAAAGTACACATGAGgattcacaccggagagaaaccattcagatgtcaacagtgtggaaagagtttcacctTTCAGTCGAACCTTATCCGCCACATGAAAGCTCACAGTGGGGAAAAGCCACACCCCTGCCAGCATTGTGACAAGAGTTTCCAAGATACAAGTCATCTTAACAGACAtttgagaattcacactggagagaaaccttacacttgtcatctgtgtggaaagagtttcagaacAAATCCTACCCTTAAAGGACACATgaggattcacactggagagaaacgaCACGTGTGCCATCAGTGTGGAAAGGGTTTCACAAGTAAAGGCAATCTTAAGGCACACATGACAGTTCACACTGAAGGAAAACCGTTCACTTGTCAtcactgtggaaagagtttAAAACTTGAGCGTAACCTTAAGAAACACATGAAATGTCAttctggagagaaaccttacacgtGTCaccagtgtggaaagagtttcacatTTCAAACGAGCCTTAACCGGCATATGAAAATTCACAGTGGGGAAAAGCCACACGCGTGCCATCACTGTGACAAGAGGTTCCCAGATACAAGTCAACTTAAGATACACATGAGgtctcacactggagagaaaccttacacttgtcatctgtgtggaaagagtttcggAACAAAATCTAACCTTAAAGGACACATGaagattcacactggagagaaaccttacacgtgtcatctgtgtggaaagagttttacatTTCAAATGAGCCTTAACCATCACATGAAAATTCACAGTGGGGAAAAGCCACACGCGTGCCATCACTGTGACAAGAGATTCCCAGATACAAGTAAACTTAAGATACACATGAGgtctcacactggagagaaaccttacacgtgtcatctgtgtggaaagagttttacatTTCAAACGAGCCTTAACCATCACATGAAAACTTGCAGTGGGGAAAAGCCACACGCGTGCCATCATTGTGACAAGAGGTTCCAATATACAAGTGAACTTAAGATACACATGAGgtctcacactggagagaaaccacatGTGTGccatcagtgtggaaagagttttacaagTGCAAGTGTCCTTAACAGACAtttgagaattcacactggagagaaaccttacacatgTCAActatgtggaaagagtttcaacTTCCAAGCGAGCCTTAACCTCCACATGAAAACTCACAGTGAGAAAAAGCTGCACGCATGCCATCATTGTGAAAAGAGTTTCCCATATGAAAGTCAACTTAAGAGACACATGAGgtctcacactggagagaaaccttacagaTGCCATGAGTGTGAAAAAGGTTTCAGAAGTAAAGGCAACCTTACGACACACATGGCAATTCACATGGAAGAGAAACCTCACACATgtcttcagtgtggaaagagtttcagttTGGAGTATCACCTTAAGAAACACATGATGATTCACAGCGAAAAGAAACCTCACGCATGTCTccagtgtgaaaagagtttccCATATGAAAGTCAACTTAAGAGACACATGAGgtctcacactggagagaaaccacatGTGTGCCAtcactgtggaaagagttttacaacTGCAAGTGTCCATAAAAGACAtttgagaattcacactggagagaaaccttacacttgtCAACTATGA
- the LOC135768938 gene encoding uncharacterized protein, with product MIEVKEESQAEVDEKHQIVKINHNVSQKETLKTEDIKCEKSFNEDERPAVHKRTHSEEKPFTCQQCGKSFRRKAHLKDHKRTHSEKKPFKCHQCGMSFNRKSSLTRHMKAHRGEKPHACQHCDKSFQDTSQLKIHIRVHTGEKPYTCHLCGKSFTFQTSLNHHMKTCSGEKPHACHHCDKRFQCTSELKIHMRSHTGEKPYTCHQCGKSFTTASVLNRHLRIHTGVKPYTCQLCGKSFNFQASLNLHIKSHSEKKLHACHHCEKSFPYESQLKRHMRSHTGEKPYTCHLCGKSFTFQTSLKRHMKIHSDKRFPDTSKLKIHMRSHTGEKPHVCHQCGKSYTTARVLNRHLRIHTGVKPYTCQLCGKSFNFQASLNLHMKTHSEKKLHACHHCEKSFPYESQLKRHRRSHTGEKPYTCHLCGKSFTFQTSLKRHMKIHSDKRFPDTSKLKIHMRSHTGEKPHVCHQCGKSYTIASVLNRHLRIHTGVKPYTCQLCGKSFNFQASLNLHMKTHSEKKLHACHHCEKSFPYESQLKRHRRSHTGEKPYRCHECEKGFRSKGNLTTHMAIHMEEKPHTCLQCGKSFSLEYHLKRHMMIHSEKKPHACLQCEKSFPYESQLKRHMMIHTGEKPHVCHHCGKSFTTASVHKRHLRIHTGEKPYTCQL from the coding sequence ATGATTGAAGTGAAAGAGGAGAGTCAAGCTGAAGTGGATGAGAAACAtcagattgtaaaaataaaccataatgtttcacagaaagaaactctgaagacagaagacataaagtgtgaaaagagtttcaaTGAAGATGAACGCCCTGCAGTTCACAAGAGGACTCACAGTGAGGAGAAACCTTTcacatgtcaacagtgtggaaagagttttagaaGAAAAGCTCACCTTAAAGATCACAAGAGGACTCACAGTGAGAAGAAACCTTTCAAATGTCACCAGTGTGGAATGAGCTTTAACCGTAAATCGAGCCTTACCCGGCACATGAAAGCTCACAGGGGGGAAAAGCCACACGCCTGCCAGCATTGTGACAAGAGTTTCCAAGATACAAGTCAACTTAAGATACACAttagagttcacactggagagaaaccttacacgtgtcatctgtgtggaaagagtttcacatTTCAAACAAGCCTTAACCATCACATGAAAACTTGCAGTGGGGAAAAGCCACACGCGTGCCATCATTGTGACAAGAGGTTCCAATGTACAAGTGAACTTAAGATACACATGAGgtctcacactggagagaaaccttacacgtgccatcagtgtggaaagagttttacaacTGCAAGTGTCCTTAACAGACAtttgagaattcacactggagtgAAACCTTACACATGTCAActatgtggaaagagtttcaacTTTCAAGCGAGCCTTAACCTCCACATAAAATCTCACAGTGAGAAAAAGCTGCATGCATGCCATCATTGTGAAAAGAGCTTCCCATATGAAAGTCAACTTAAGAGACACATGAGgtctcacactggagagaaaccttacacgtgtcatctgtgtggaaagagtttcacatTTCAAACGAGCCTTAAACGGCACATGAAAATTCACAGTGACAAGAGATTCCCAGATACAAGTAAACTTAAGATACACATGAGgtctcacactggagagaaaccacatGTGTGccatcagtgtggaaagagttatACAACGGCAAGGGTCCTTAACAGACAtttgagaattcacactggagtgAAACCTTACACATGTCAActatgtggaaagagtttcaacTTTCAAGCGAGCCTTAACCTCCACATGAAAACTCACAGTGAGAAAAAGCTGCACGCATGCCATCATTGTGAAAAGAGTTTCCCATATGAAAGTCAACTTAAGAGACACAGGAGgtctcacactggagagaaaccttacacgtgtcatctgtgtggaaagagtttcacatTTCAAACGAGCCTTAAACGGCACATGAAAATTCACAGTGACAAGAGATTCCCAGATACAAGTAAACTTAAGATACACATGAGgtctcacactggagagaaaccacatGTGTGccatcagtgtggaaagagttatACAATTGCAAGTGTCCTTAACAGACAtttgagaattcacactggagtgAAACCTTACACATGTCAActatgtggaaagagtttcaacTTTCAAGCGAGCCTTAACCTCCACATGAAAACTCACAGTGAGAAAAAGCTGCACGCATGCCATCATTGTGAAAAGAGTTTCCCATATGAAAGTCAACTTAAGAGACACAGGAGgtctcacactggagagaaaccttacagaTGCCATGAGTGTGAAAAAGGTTTCAGAAGTAAAGGCAACCTTACGACACACATGGCAATTCACATGGAAGAGAAACCTCACACATgtcttcagtgtggaaagagtttcagttTGGAGTATCACCTTAAGAGACACATGATGATTCACAGTGAAAAGAAACCTCATGCATGTCTccagtgtgaaaagagtttccCATATGAAAGTCAACTTAAGAGACACATGatgattcacactggagagaaaccacatGTGTGCCAtcactgtggaaagagttttacaacTGCAAGTGTCCATAAAAGACAtttgagaattcacactggagagaaaccttacacttgtCAACTATGA